One genomic region from Balaenoptera acutorostrata chromosome 1, mBalAcu1.1, whole genome shotgun sequence encodes:
- the DENND4B gene encoding DENN domain-containing protein 4B isoform X2: MKADAVSEGGAMAEERPPRLVDYFVIAGLAGNGAPIPEETWVPEPSGPLRPPRPAEPITDVAVIARALGEEVPQGYTCIQASAGGHPLELSAGLLGGTQPVICYRRGRDRPPLVELGVLYEGKERPKPGFQVLATTPYSHSANLAPPGPGHPRTYLTYRRAAEGAGLHALGITDLCLVLPSKGECTPHTYCRLPRNLNPGMWGPAVYLCYKVGLAKANTLVYEAELLGRYPEEDNEAFPLPESVPVFCLPMGATIECWPAQTKYPVPVFSTFVLTGAAGDKVYGAALQFYEAFPRTRLSERQARALGLLSAVERGRALGGRAVRSRRAIAVLSRWPAFPAFRAFLTFLYRYSVSGPHRLPLEAHISHFIHNVPFPSPQRPRILVQMSPYDNLLLCQPVSSPLPLSGASFLQLLQSLGPELAITLLLAVLTEHKLLVHSLRPDLLTSVCEALVSMIFPLHWQCPYIPLCPLVLADVLSAPVPFIVGIHSSYFDLHDPPADVICVDLDTNTLFQTEEKKPLSPRILPRRPYKVLLATLTNLYQQLDQTYTGPEEEASLEFLLTDYEAVCGRRARLEREVQGAFLRFMACLLKGYRDFLRPLTQAPSEGSRDVDNLFFLQGFLKSRERSSHKLYSQLLHTQMFSQFIEECSFGSARHAALEFFDSCVDKVHPEQEKPEPTPLVELEELSGSELTVFITPPEEPPAPEGSESTPQYCYDGFPELQAELFESPQEQPGALPVPGPSRSAPSSPAPRRTKQEMKIAQRMAQKSAAVPELWARCLLGHCYGLWFLCLPAYVRLAPSRVRALQTAYQVLRQMESRKVVLPDEVCYRVLMQLCSHYGQPVLSVRVMLDMRRAGIVPNTITYGYYNKAVLESKWPSGTPGGRLRWAKLRNVVLGAAQFRQPLRERRQRWQHQKQEEEAETAAQEAGGSQTEPYLERPSPTRPLQRQTTWAGRSLRDPASPTGRLVKSGSLGSARGAQPTVEAGVAHMIEALGVLEPRGSPVPWHDGSLSDLSLTGEEPAPGGSPGDTGSALSTQSTETLQGPSGRVPKDGWHQDEASTPRRGLGARLQQLLTPSRRSPASRVPPPELPPDLPPPARRSPMDSLLRPRERPGSTASESSASLGSEWDLSESSLSSVSLRHSSERLSDTPGSFQPPSLEILLSSCSLCRACDSLVYDEEIMAGWAPDDSNLNTTCPFCTCPFVPLLSVQTFDSRPSAPSPKPASAGASGSKDAPVPGGPGPVLSDRRLCLALDEPQLCNGHVGGTSRRVESGAWAYLSPLVLRKELESLVENEGSEVLALPELPAAHPIIFWNLLWYFQRLRLPSILPCLVLASCDGSPPPQAPSPWIMPDPASVQVRLLWDVLTPDPNSCPPLYVLWRVHSQIPQRVVWPGPVPASLSLALLESVLRHVGLNEVHKAIGLLLETLGPPPTGLHLQRGIYREILFLTLAALGKDHVDIVAFDKKYKSAFNKLASSMGKEELRQRRAQMPTPKAIDCRKYFGAPLEC, encoded by the exons ATGAAGGCAG ATGCAGTGAGTGAGGGGGGGGCCATGGCGGAGGAGCGGCCCCCCCGGCTGGTGGATTACTTCGTGATAGCTGGGCTTGCAGGGAACGGAGCACCCATCCCTGAGGAAACATGGGTTCCTGAACCCAGTGGGCCCCTTCGCCCTCCCCGGCCAGCTGAGCCCATCACAGATGTGGCAGTCATCGCTAGGGCCCTGGGCGAGGAGGTGCCCCAGGGCTACACATGCATCCAGGCTTCTGCTGGGGGCCACCCCTTGGAACTCAGTGCTGGGCTCCTGGGTGGAACTCAACCAGTCATCTGCTACCGGAGGGGGCGTGACAGGCCCCCCCTCGTTGAGCTGGG GGTGTTGTATGAGGGGAAGGAACGTCCCAAGCCTGGCTTCCAAGTACTAGCTACGACACCCTACAGCCACTCAGCCAACCTGGCCCCTCCAGGCCCTGGGCACCCCCGCACCTACCTCACTTACCGGCGGGCAGCAGAGGGGGCAGGGTTGCATGCCCTGGGCATCACTGACCTCTGCCTGGTGCTGCCCAGCAAGGGCGAGTGCACGCCTCATACTTACTGCCGATTGCCCCGCAACCTCAACCCTGGCATG TGGGGCCCAGCAGTGTACCTGTGCTACAAGGTGGGCCTGGCCAAGGCCAACACGCTGGTGTATGAGGCAG AGCTGCTGGGCCGCTACCCAGAGGAGGACAATGAGGCGTTCCCGCTGCCTGAGTCAGTGCCCGTCTTCTGCCTGCCCATGGGGGCCACTATCGAGTGCTGGCCTGCCCAGACCAAGTACCCCGTGCCCGTCTTCTCCACCTTTGTGCTCACGGGTGCAGCTGGTGATAAG GTGTACGGTGCTGCCTTGCAGTTCTACGAGGCGTTCCCGAGGACCAGGCTCTCGGAGCGGCAAGCGCGGGCCCTGGGCCTGCTGAGCGCCGTGGAGCGGGGCCGGGCACTGGGGGGCCGAGCTGTGCGCAGCCGCCGTGCCATCGCTGTGCTGTCCCGCTGGCCTGCCTTCCCTGCCTTCCGCGCCTTCCTCACCTTCCTCTACCGCTACTCCGTCTCAGGCCCCCACCGCCTGCCCCTGGAAGC gcACATCTCCCACTTCATTCACAatgtccccttcccttccccacagaGACCCCGCATCCTGGTGCAG ATGTCTCCCTATGACAACCTGCTCCTCTGCCAGCCTGTATcctcacccctgcccctcag TGGTGCCAGCTTCCTGCAGCTGCTTCAGAGCCTGGGCCCTGAGCTGGCTATCACGCTGCTGCTGGCTGTGCTCACGGAGCACAAACTACTAGTCCACTCACTGCGGCCGGACCTGCTCACCAGCGTCTGCGAGGCCCTCGTCTCT ATGATCTTCCCGCTGCACTGGCAGTGCCCCTACATTCCGCTGTGCCCGCTAGTGCTGGCAGACGTGCTGAGCGCCCCCGTGCCCTTCATCGTGGGTATCCACTCCAGTTACTTCGATCTGCATGACCCGCCTGCGGATGTCATCTGTGTCGATCTTGATACCAACACGCTCTTCCA GACTGAGGAAAAGAAGCCCCTCTCCCCTCGGATCCTGCCCCGCAGACCCTACAAGGTTCTGCTGGCTACACTGACAAACCTGTACCAGCAGCTGGATCAGA CATATACTGGACCCGAGGAGGAGGCCTCCCTGGAATTCCTGCTGACAGACTATGAGGCAGTGTGTGGCCGCCGCGCCCGGCTGGAGCGCGAGGTCCAGGGAGCCTTCCTCCGCTTCATGGCCTGCCTGCTCAAGGGCTACCGGGACTTCCTGCGCCCGCTCACCCAGGCCCCCTCTGAGGGGTCTCGTGATGTCGACAACCTCTTCTTCCTGCAGG GCTTCCTCAAATCCCGGGAACGCTCCAGCCACAAGCTGTACTCCCAGCTGCTGCACACACAGATGTTCTCCCAGTTCATTGAGGAATGTTCTTTTGGCTCTGCTCGGCATGCTGCCCTGGAATTCTTTGACTCTTGTGTTGACAAG GTCCACCCAGAGCAGGAGAAGCCTGAGCCAACACCCTTGGTGGAGCTGGAGGAGCTGTCGGGAAGTGAGCTCACTGTCTTTATCACACCTCCTGAGGAGCCACCGGCGCCAGAGGGCAGTGAATCTACCCCCCAGTACTG CTACGATGGGTTCCCCGAACTACAGGCTGAGCTGTTTGAGTCTCCTCAAGAGCAACCCGGGGCTCTGCCTGTGCCAGGTCCATCCCGTAGTGCCCCCAGCAGTCCTGCCCCTCGCCGTACCAAACAG GAGATGAAGATCGCACAGAGGATGGCGCAAAAGTCAGCAGCTGTGCCTGAGCTCTGGGCCCGGTGCCTGCTGGGCCACTGCTATGGGCTGTGGTTCCTGTGTCTGCCTGCCTATGTGCGGTTGGCACCCTCCAGGGTGCGGGCACTGCAAACGGCTTACCAGGTGCTGCGCCAGATGGAGAGCCGCAAGGTGGTGCTGCCCGACGAG GTGTGTTATCGGGTGTTGATGCAGCTCTGCTCACACTATGGGCAGCCCGTGTTGTCCGTGCGGGTCATGCTGGACATGCGGCGGGCAGGCATCGTGCCCAACACCATCACCTACGGCTACTATAACAAG GCCGTGCTGGAAAGCAAGTGGCCGTCTGGTACACCGGGTGGGCGCCTGCGCTGGGCCAAGCTCCGGAACGTGGTCCTGGGGGCTGCTCAGTTCCGCCAGCCCTTGAGAGAACGGCGGCAGCGGTGGCAGCATcagaagcaggaggaggaggcagagacAGCAGCACAAGAGGCAGGCGGCTCCCAGACAG AGCCCTATCTGGAGCGCCCCTCCCCTACCCGCCCCCTTCAGCGCCAGACTACCTGGGCTGGGCGAAGCCTGAGGGACCCTGCCTCGCCTACGGGGCGCCTGGTGAAGAGTGGCAGCCTGGGTAGCGCCCGAGGGGCACAGCCCACTGTGGAGGCTGGCGTGGCCCACA TGATAGAGGCCTTGGGGGTACTGGAACCCCGGGGATCACCTGTGCCCTGGCACGATGGAAGCCTCTCAGACCTGAGCCTGACCGGGGAGGAGCCGGCACCTGGAGGCagcccaggggacacaggctcagcCCTCAGTACCCAGTCCACTGAAACCCTGCAAGGGCCAAGTGGGCGGGTACCCAAGGATGGCTGGCATCAGGATGAGGCCAGCACCCCCCGAAGAGGGCTGGGTGCCCGCCTCCAACAGCTGCTCACTCCTTCCCGCCGCTCCCCTGCCTCTCGTGTTCCCCCACCTGAGCTGCCCCCTGACCTGCCTCCCCCAGCCCGCCGCAGCCCCATGGACAGCCTTCTGCGCCCCCGGGAGCGCCCTGGATCCACTGCATCCGAG AGCTCAGCCTCTCTGGGCAGTGAGTGGGACCTCTCAGAATCTTCTCTCAGCAGCGTGAGCCTTCGCCATTCCTCAGAGCGCCTCAGTGACACCCCTGGATCCTTCCAGCCACCTTCCCTGGAA ATTCTGCTGTCTAGCTGCTCCTTGTGCCGCGCCTGTGATTCCCTGGTGTATGATGAGGAGATCATGGCTGGCTGGGCACCTGACGACTCCAACCTCAACACAACCTGTCCCTTCTGCACCTGCCCCTTTGTGCCCCTACTCAGTGTCCAGACCTTTGATTCCCGACCCAG TGCCCCCAGCCCCAAGCCTGCCTCTGCTGGTGCCAGTGGCAGCAAAGATGCTCCTGTCCCTGGGGGCCCAGGCCCTGTGCTCAGTGACCGCAGGCTCTGCCTTGCCCTTGATGAGCCCCAGCTCTGCAATGGACACGTGGGG GGTACCTCCCGGCGTGTCGAGAGTGGGGCATGGGCGTATCTGAGCCCCCTGGTGCTGCGTAAGGAACTGGAGTCGCTGGTAGAGAACGAGGGCAGTGAGGTGCTGGCGTTGCCTGAGCTGCCTGCTGCTCACCCCATCATCTTCTGGAACCTTCTGTGGTATTTCCAGCGGCTACGCCTGCCCAGTATTCTGCCATGCCTGGTGCTGGCCTCCTGTGAtggctccccacctccccag GCCCCATCTCCTTGGATAATGCCTGATCCAGCATCTGTGCAGGTGCGGCTGCTGTGGGATgtcctgacccctgaccccaatAGCTGCCCACCTCTCTATGTGCTCTGGAGGGTCCACA GCCAGATCCCCCAGCGGGTGGTATGGCCAGGCCCAGTACCTGCATCCCTTAGTCTAGCATTGCTGGAGTCCGTGCTGCGCCATGTCGGTCTCAATGAGGTGCACAAGGCTATAGGGCTCCTGCTGGAAACTCTAGGGCCCCCTCCCACTGGCCTGCACCTACAGAG GGGCATCTACCGTGAGATCTTATTCCTGACATTGGCTGCTCTGGGCAAGGACCACGTGGACATAG TGGCCTTCGACAAGAAGTACAAGTCCGCCTTTAACAAGCTGGCCAGCAGCATGGGCAAGGAGGAGCTGAGGCAGCGGCGGGCACAGATGCCCACCCCAAAGGCCATTGACTGCCGAAAATATTTTGGAGCACCTCTGGAATGCTAG
- the DENND4B gene encoding DENN domain-containing protein 4B isoform X3 — MAEERPPRLVDYFVIAGLAGNGAPIPEETWVPEPSGPLRPPRPAEPITDVAVIARALGEEVPQGYTCIQASAGGHPLELSAGLLGGTQPVICYRRGRDRPPLVELGVLYEGKERPKPGFQVLATTPYSHSANLAPPGPGHPRTYLTYRRAAEGAGLHALGITDLCLVLPSKGECTPHTYCRLPRNLNPGMWGPAVYLCYKVGLAKANTLVYEAELLGRYPEEDNEAFPLPESVPVFCLPMGATIECWPAQTKYPVPVFSTFVLTGAAGDKVYGAALQFYEAFPRTRLSERQARALGLLSAVERGRALGGRAVRSRRAIAVLSRWPAFPAFRAFLTFLYRYSVSGPHRLPLEAHISHFIHNVPFPSPQRPRILVQMSPYDNLLLCQPVSSPLPLSGASFLQLLQSLGPELAITLLLAVLTEHKLLVHSLRPDLLTSVCEALVSMIFPLHWQCPYIPLCPLVLADVLSAPVPFIVGIHSSYFDLHDPPADVICVDLDTNTLFQTEEKKPLSPRILPRRPYKVLLATLTNLYQQLDQTYTGPEEEASLEFLLTDYEAVCGRRARLEREVQGAFLRFMACLLKGYRDFLRPLTQAPSEGSRDVDNLFFLQGFLKSRERSSHKLYSQLLHTQMFSQFIEECSFGSARHAALEFFDSCVDKVHPEQEKPEPTPLVELEELSGSELTVFITPPEEPPAPEGSESTPQYCYDGFPELQAELFESPQEQPGALPVPGPSRSAPSSPAPRRTKQEMKIAQRMAQKSAAVPELWARCLLGHCYGLWFLCLPAYVRLAPSRVRALQTAYQVLRQMESRKVVLPDEVCYRVLMQLCSHYGQPVLSVRVMLDMRRAGIVPNTITYGYYNKAVLESKWPSGTPGGRLRWAKLRNVVLGAAQFRQPLRERRQRWQHQKQEEEAETAAQEAGGSQTEPYLERPSPTRPLQRQTTWAGRSLRDPASPTGRLVKSGSLGSARGAQPTVEAGVAHMIEALGVLEPRGSPVPWHDGSLSDLSLTGEEPAPGGSPGDTGSALSTQSTETLQGPSGRVPKDGWHQDEASTPRRGLGARLQQLLTPSRRSPASRVPPPELPPDLPPPARRSPMDSLLRPRERPGSTASEVSSASLGSEWDLSESSLSSVSLRHSSERLSDTPGSFQPPSLEILLSSCSLCRACDSLVYDEEIMAGWAPDDSNLNTTCPFCTCPFVPLLSVQTFDSRPSAPSPKPASAGASGSKDAPVPGGPGPVLSDRRLCLALDEPQLCNGHVGGTSRRVESGAWAYLSPLVLRKELESLVENEGSEVLALPELPAAHPIIFWNLLWYFQRLRLPSILPCLVLASCDGSPPPQAPSPWIMPDPASVQVRLLWDVLTPDPNSCPPLYVLWRVHSQIPQRVVWPGPVPASLSLALLESVLRHVGLNEVHKAIGLLLETLGPPPTGLHLQRGIYREILFLTLAALGKDHVDIVAFDKKYKSAFNKLASSMGKEELRQRRAQMPTPKAIDCRKYFGAPLEC, encoded by the exons ATGGCGGAGGAGCGGCCCCCCCGGCTGGTGGATTACTTCGTGATAGCTGGGCTTGCAGGGAACGGAGCACCCATCCCTGAGGAAACATGGGTTCCTGAACCCAGTGGGCCCCTTCGCCCTCCCCGGCCAGCTGAGCCCATCACAGATGTGGCAGTCATCGCTAGGGCCCTGGGCGAGGAGGTGCCCCAGGGCTACACATGCATCCAGGCTTCTGCTGGGGGCCACCCCTTGGAACTCAGTGCTGGGCTCCTGGGTGGAACTCAACCAGTCATCTGCTACCGGAGGGGGCGTGACAGGCCCCCCCTCGTTGAGCTGGG GGTGTTGTATGAGGGGAAGGAACGTCCCAAGCCTGGCTTCCAAGTACTAGCTACGACACCCTACAGCCACTCAGCCAACCTGGCCCCTCCAGGCCCTGGGCACCCCCGCACCTACCTCACTTACCGGCGGGCAGCAGAGGGGGCAGGGTTGCATGCCCTGGGCATCACTGACCTCTGCCTGGTGCTGCCCAGCAAGGGCGAGTGCACGCCTCATACTTACTGCCGATTGCCCCGCAACCTCAACCCTGGCATG TGGGGCCCAGCAGTGTACCTGTGCTACAAGGTGGGCCTGGCCAAGGCCAACACGCTGGTGTATGAGGCAG AGCTGCTGGGCCGCTACCCAGAGGAGGACAATGAGGCGTTCCCGCTGCCTGAGTCAGTGCCCGTCTTCTGCCTGCCCATGGGGGCCACTATCGAGTGCTGGCCTGCCCAGACCAAGTACCCCGTGCCCGTCTTCTCCACCTTTGTGCTCACGGGTGCAGCTGGTGATAAG GTGTACGGTGCTGCCTTGCAGTTCTACGAGGCGTTCCCGAGGACCAGGCTCTCGGAGCGGCAAGCGCGGGCCCTGGGCCTGCTGAGCGCCGTGGAGCGGGGCCGGGCACTGGGGGGCCGAGCTGTGCGCAGCCGCCGTGCCATCGCTGTGCTGTCCCGCTGGCCTGCCTTCCCTGCCTTCCGCGCCTTCCTCACCTTCCTCTACCGCTACTCCGTCTCAGGCCCCCACCGCCTGCCCCTGGAAGC gcACATCTCCCACTTCATTCACAatgtccccttcccttccccacagaGACCCCGCATCCTGGTGCAG ATGTCTCCCTATGACAACCTGCTCCTCTGCCAGCCTGTATcctcacccctgcccctcag TGGTGCCAGCTTCCTGCAGCTGCTTCAGAGCCTGGGCCCTGAGCTGGCTATCACGCTGCTGCTGGCTGTGCTCACGGAGCACAAACTACTAGTCCACTCACTGCGGCCGGACCTGCTCACCAGCGTCTGCGAGGCCCTCGTCTCT ATGATCTTCCCGCTGCACTGGCAGTGCCCCTACATTCCGCTGTGCCCGCTAGTGCTGGCAGACGTGCTGAGCGCCCCCGTGCCCTTCATCGTGGGTATCCACTCCAGTTACTTCGATCTGCATGACCCGCCTGCGGATGTCATCTGTGTCGATCTTGATACCAACACGCTCTTCCA GACTGAGGAAAAGAAGCCCCTCTCCCCTCGGATCCTGCCCCGCAGACCCTACAAGGTTCTGCTGGCTACACTGACAAACCTGTACCAGCAGCTGGATCAGA CATATACTGGACCCGAGGAGGAGGCCTCCCTGGAATTCCTGCTGACAGACTATGAGGCAGTGTGTGGCCGCCGCGCCCGGCTGGAGCGCGAGGTCCAGGGAGCCTTCCTCCGCTTCATGGCCTGCCTGCTCAAGGGCTACCGGGACTTCCTGCGCCCGCTCACCCAGGCCCCCTCTGAGGGGTCTCGTGATGTCGACAACCTCTTCTTCCTGCAGG GCTTCCTCAAATCCCGGGAACGCTCCAGCCACAAGCTGTACTCCCAGCTGCTGCACACACAGATGTTCTCCCAGTTCATTGAGGAATGTTCTTTTGGCTCTGCTCGGCATGCTGCCCTGGAATTCTTTGACTCTTGTGTTGACAAG GTCCACCCAGAGCAGGAGAAGCCTGAGCCAACACCCTTGGTGGAGCTGGAGGAGCTGTCGGGAAGTGAGCTCACTGTCTTTATCACACCTCCTGAGGAGCCACCGGCGCCAGAGGGCAGTGAATCTACCCCCCAGTACTG CTACGATGGGTTCCCCGAACTACAGGCTGAGCTGTTTGAGTCTCCTCAAGAGCAACCCGGGGCTCTGCCTGTGCCAGGTCCATCCCGTAGTGCCCCCAGCAGTCCTGCCCCTCGCCGTACCAAACAG GAGATGAAGATCGCACAGAGGATGGCGCAAAAGTCAGCAGCTGTGCCTGAGCTCTGGGCCCGGTGCCTGCTGGGCCACTGCTATGGGCTGTGGTTCCTGTGTCTGCCTGCCTATGTGCGGTTGGCACCCTCCAGGGTGCGGGCACTGCAAACGGCTTACCAGGTGCTGCGCCAGATGGAGAGCCGCAAGGTGGTGCTGCCCGACGAG GTGTGTTATCGGGTGTTGATGCAGCTCTGCTCACACTATGGGCAGCCCGTGTTGTCCGTGCGGGTCATGCTGGACATGCGGCGGGCAGGCATCGTGCCCAACACCATCACCTACGGCTACTATAACAAG GCCGTGCTGGAAAGCAAGTGGCCGTCTGGTACACCGGGTGGGCGCCTGCGCTGGGCCAAGCTCCGGAACGTGGTCCTGGGGGCTGCTCAGTTCCGCCAGCCCTTGAGAGAACGGCGGCAGCGGTGGCAGCATcagaagcaggaggaggaggcagagacAGCAGCACAAGAGGCAGGCGGCTCCCAGACAG AGCCCTATCTGGAGCGCCCCTCCCCTACCCGCCCCCTTCAGCGCCAGACTACCTGGGCTGGGCGAAGCCTGAGGGACCCTGCCTCGCCTACGGGGCGCCTGGTGAAGAGTGGCAGCCTGGGTAGCGCCCGAGGGGCACAGCCCACTGTGGAGGCTGGCGTGGCCCACA TGATAGAGGCCTTGGGGGTACTGGAACCCCGGGGATCACCTGTGCCCTGGCACGATGGAAGCCTCTCAGACCTGAGCCTGACCGGGGAGGAGCCGGCACCTGGAGGCagcccaggggacacaggctcagcCCTCAGTACCCAGTCCACTGAAACCCTGCAAGGGCCAAGTGGGCGGGTACCCAAGGATGGCTGGCATCAGGATGAGGCCAGCACCCCCCGAAGAGGGCTGGGTGCCCGCCTCCAACAGCTGCTCACTCCTTCCCGCCGCTCCCCTGCCTCTCGTGTTCCCCCACCTGAGCTGCCCCCTGACCTGCCTCCCCCAGCCCGCCGCAGCCCCATGGACAGCCTTCTGCGCCCCCGGGAGCGCCCTGGATCCACTGCATCCGAGGTA AGCTCAGCCTCTCTGGGCAGTGAGTGGGACCTCTCAGAATCTTCTCTCAGCAGCGTGAGCCTTCGCCATTCCTCAGAGCGCCTCAGTGACACCCCTGGATCCTTCCAGCCACCTTCCCTGGAA ATTCTGCTGTCTAGCTGCTCCTTGTGCCGCGCCTGTGATTCCCTGGTGTATGATGAGGAGATCATGGCTGGCTGGGCACCTGACGACTCCAACCTCAACACAACCTGTCCCTTCTGCACCTGCCCCTTTGTGCCCCTACTCAGTGTCCAGACCTTTGATTCCCGACCCAG TGCCCCCAGCCCCAAGCCTGCCTCTGCTGGTGCCAGTGGCAGCAAAGATGCTCCTGTCCCTGGGGGCCCAGGCCCTGTGCTCAGTGACCGCAGGCTCTGCCTTGCCCTTGATGAGCCCCAGCTCTGCAATGGACACGTGGGG GGTACCTCCCGGCGTGTCGAGAGTGGGGCATGGGCGTATCTGAGCCCCCTGGTGCTGCGTAAGGAACTGGAGTCGCTGGTAGAGAACGAGGGCAGTGAGGTGCTGGCGTTGCCTGAGCTGCCTGCTGCTCACCCCATCATCTTCTGGAACCTTCTGTGGTATTTCCAGCGGCTACGCCTGCCCAGTATTCTGCCATGCCTGGTGCTGGCCTCCTGTGAtggctccccacctccccag GCCCCATCTCCTTGGATAATGCCTGATCCAGCATCTGTGCAGGTGCGGCTGCTGTGGGATgtcctgacccctgaccccaatAGCTGCCCACCTCTCTATGTGCTCTGGAGGGTCCACA GCCAGATCCCCCAGCGGGTGGTATGGCCAGGCCCAGTACCTGCATCCCTTAGTCTAGCATTGCTGGAGTCCGTGCTGCGCCATGTCGGTCTCAATGAGGTGCACAAGGCTATAGGGCTCCTGCTGGAAACTCTAGGGCCCCCTCCCACTGGCCTGCACCTACAGAG GGGCATCTACCGTGAGATCTTATTCCTGACATTGGCTGCTCTGGGCAAGGACCACGTGGACATAG TGGCCTTCGACAAGAAGTACAAGTCCGCCTTTAACAAGCTGGCCAGCAGCATGGGCAAGGAGGAGCTGAGGCAGCGGCGGGCACAGATGCCCACCCCAAAGGCCATTGACTGCCGAAAATATTTTGGAGCACCTCTGGAATGCTAG